A single Bacillus sp. OxB-1 DNA region contains:
- a CDS encoding branched-chain amino acid ABC transporter permease produces MTFFIQMLVTGIVVGSIYGLVALGFVLIYRASDALNLANGEFVIIGSYICLILMTAYKVPFFIAVAITLVFSALLGLIVERLVVRPLMNAPVISVIMATIGLSSLLAGAVHMIWGHQTRTFPPVFPQTPLKFGGVIITPVYLWSFVVVIVLLTIFLLFFKFSKMGIAMRAVADDQQAAMSMGISVKYVYATTWAIASVVAAVGGILLGNINGLSPTMAAIGLTVLPVVILGGLDSVLGAIVGGFIIGVLQSLAGGYLDPLIGGGLKDVVPFIIVLLILMVKPYGLFGRRGIERV; encoded by the coding sequence ATGACATTTTTTATTCAAATGCTGGTCACCGGAATAGTTGTAGGTAGTATCTATGGACTCGTCGCATTGGGCTTCGTCCTCATCTACCGGGCGAGTGATGCGCTGAACTTGGCGAATGGGGAATTCGTCATTATCGGTTCTTATATTTGCTTGATTTTGATGACAGCTTATAAAGTTCCCTTTTTCATAGCGGTAGCCATTACATTGGTCTTCAGTGCATTGCTGGGGCTGATTGTTGAACGGCTAGTCGTCCGGCCATTGATGAATGCGCCGGTCATATCCGTCATCATGGCAACCATCGGATTATCCAGCTTATTGGCTGGTGCGGTGCATATGATCTGGGGGCATCAAACAAGAACATTCCCTCCTGTGTTCCCGCAAACTCCATTAAAATTTGGCGGCGTCATCATTACACCGGTTTATCTTTGGTCGTTTGTCGTTGTAATCGTCCTGCTTACCATATTTTTGTTGTTCTTCAAATTCTCCAAAATGGGAATTGCCATGCGTGCAGTGGCTGACGATCAGCAAGCGGCAATGTCGATGGGAATTAGCGTCAAGTATGTCTATGCTACTACTTGGGCGATTGCATCGGTCGTTGCAGCAGTCGGCGGAATCCTATTGGGAAATATTAACGGGCTGAGCCCTACGATGGCTGCAATTGGCCTAACCGTTTTGCCGGTGGTCATATTGGGAGGTCTAGACAGTGTGCTGGGGGCCATTGTCGGCGGATTCATCATTGGAGTCCTGCAAAGTTTAGCCGGAGGATATTTGGATCCGCTAATTGGCGGAGGTCTGAAAGATGTCGTGCCATTTATCATCGTCCTCCTCATTTTGATGGTCAAACCTTACGGGTTGTTCGGCAGACGGGGAATAGAAAGGGTGTGA
- a CDS encoding AMP-binding protein produces the protein MGLERTLPGLLAERAAKEKNEVALRQKYLGIWNEITWGEYYEKVEQLALALSSDRFQFKKGDILAIIGENKPQWLYSQMATQVLEGISVGIYQESLPEQIVYYLNDCKARIVIVEDQEQVDKLLEIEEQIPLVEHIIYYNPQGMRYYKHPKLVDFDELLDQGSSLAKEKPGFFRTQTERSLGKDVAVIAYSAATTGNPKGVMLTHNNLINAAESLIAIDKMAKKDDYFSFLPLSWIHEKVLSTIIPLLTGTVVNFPEKPHTVIGDLREIGPQTLMAPPRVYQTLMSNFTIRMEGSTWFKKKVFNLFKKYGDRVAEAKLNNRKPSGGDQFMYKLGDFLVFSAIRDHLGLSRTRRAYVAGAALQPDAFHFYHSIGLNLKQTYGGTEFAGIAFVHHDDDIRAGSTGIPLPNTEVRVEENGDIFVKNPAIFSQYLNEEDRKLVVDGWISIGDCGRMDDDGHLYILDRQEDVVTAPNGTTIYPRIVENTLKSSPYIQEAVCYGKNRPYMTAILNVDMNSVGRWADKNRIIYTEYSDLSRHPQVVDFIEQEVTKLMSKVPPEARVKKFAILHKQFNANDGELTRTLKVRRKFIEDKYRSLIDGMYSDSHEVMMTESDLDNVEEVSLQVIQLKLEQEVA, from the coding sequence ATGGGATTAGAAAGAACATTGCCTGGACTTTTAGCCGAACGGGCGGCCAAGGAAAAGAATGAAGTTGCGCTCAGGCAGAAGTACCTCGGGATATGGAACGAAATCACCTGGGGGGAATATTATGAAAAAGTCGAGCAACTCGCGCTCGCCTTATCATCCGACCGGTTTCAATTTAAAAAAGGCGACATTCTAGCAATCATTGGGGAGAACAAACCTCAATGGCTCTACTCGCAAATGGCCACTCAAGTACTTGAAGGTATTTCAGTCGGGATTTATCAAGAGTCGTTGCCAGAGCAAATTGTCTATTATCTGAATGACTGCAAAGCCCGGATTGTCATCGTCGAAGATCAAGAGCAAGTGGACAAGCTGCTGGAAATCGAAGAGCAAATTCCATTGGTGGAGCACATCATTTACTACAATCCACAAGGGATGCGTTATTACAAACATCCGAAGCTTGTCGACTTTGACGAGTTGCTGGATCAGGGCAGTTCTTTGGCAAAAGAAAAGCCGGGCTTTTTTCGGACTCAAACTGAACGGTCGCTCGGAAAGGATGTGGCAGTCATTGCCTATAGTGCAGCAACGACTGGCAATCCAAAAGGAGTCATGTTGACCCATAATAATCTGATTAACGCGGCAGAAAGTTTGATAGCGATTGATAAGATGGCGAAAAAGGACGATTACTTCTCTTTTCTTCCACTTTCATGGATTCATGAGAAAGTGCTTAGTACGATAATACCGCTATTGACTGGCACGGTCGTTAATTTCCCTGAGAAGCCGCATACGGTCATCGGGGACTTGAGAGAAATCGGTCCACAGACCTTGATGGCGCCTCCACGGGTCTATCAGACGCTCATGTCCAATTTTACAATCCGTATGGAAGGGTCGACCTGGTTCAAAAAGAAGGTCTTCAATCTTTTCAAAAAGTATGGTGACCGGGTTGCCGAAGCGAAGCTGAATAACCGGAAGCCTTCAGGCGGCGATCAGTTCATGTACAAGCTTGGCGACTTTCTAGTATTCAGTGCAATCCGTGACCACTTGGGCCTTTCCAGAACGAGGCGCGCCTATGTGGCGGGGGCTGCCTTGCAACCGGATGCCTTCCATTTCTACCATAGCATCGGACTGAATCTGAAACAGACGTATGGCGGAACCGAATTTGCCGGTATTGCGTTCGTTCATCATGATGATGATATCCGGGCGGGAAGCACAGGCATTCCTCTTCCGAATACGGAAGTGCGGGTTGAGGAAAATGGGGATATCTTCGTAAAGAATCCGGCAATCTTTTCCCAGTATTTGAACGAAGAGGATCGGAAATTGGTTGTGGACGGTTGGATTTCCATCGGTGACTGCGGTCGGATGGACGACGACGGCCATTTGTACATTTTGGATAGACAGGAGGACGTGGTCACAGCGCCGAATGGGACTACGATTTATCCAAGAATTGTCGAGAACACATTGAAATCGAGTCCTTACATCCAAGAGGCGGTCTGCTACGGGAAAAACAGACCGTATATGACAGCAATCTTAAATGTCGATATGAACAGCGTGGGACGATGGGCGGATAAGAACCGTATCATCTACACGGAATACTCCGACTTGTCGAGACATCCACAAGTTGTCGATTTCATCGAACAAGAAGTGACGAAACTGATGAGTAAAGTTCCACCTGAGGCGAGGGTCAAGAAATTTGCTATCCTTCACAAGCAATTCAATGCGAATGACGGAGAGCTCACCCGTACGTTGAAAGTGAGACGGAAATTTATTGAAGACAAGTACAGATCGCTCATTGACGGGATGTATTCGGACAGCCATGAAGTGATGATGACCGAGTCGGATCTGGACAATGTAGAGGAAGTCAGTCTTCAAGTCATTCAGTTGAAACTCGAGCAGGAGGTGGCATGA
- a CDS encoding ABC transporter ATP-binding protein: MGPILEIENVSLQFGGVKALDSVTYHIEEGEIFSLIGPNGAGKTSMLNCISGLYQPTSGSIRFKGQEIVNMKPFMRTTLGIARAFQNIALFAQMSVLDNLKLGRHTLMNSGPLSGGFYVGKTSNEEIAHRRKVEEVIEFLELQDIRHTPVGTLPYGLQKRVEVGRALALGPELILLDEPMAGMNNAEKDLMARFILDMHEVMNATVVLIEHDLGIVMSLSDHIAVLDFGKRIGFGTPEEIQKNPDVIKAYIGEENVI, translated from the coding sequence GTGGGACCTATACTAGAAATAGAAAATGTGTCTTTACAATTTGGGGGTGTAAAAGCACTAGATAGCGTTACGTATCATATTGAAGAAGGAGAGATCTTCTCGCTGATCGGCCCGAATGGCGCGGGGAAGACGAGTATGTTGAACTGCATCAGCGGACTGTATCAGCCGACCAGCGGATCCATCCGGTTCAAAGGCCAAGAGATTGTAAACATGAAACCGTTCATGCGCACAACATTGGGTATCGCTCGGGCCTTCCAGAACATTGCATTGTTTGCCCAGATGTCCGTGCTTGATAATTTGAAACTCGGTCGGCATACGCTGATGAACTCGGGGCCTCTCAGTGGAGGTTTCTACGTGGGGAAAACATCGAATGAGGAGATCGCACACCGAAGAAAAGTGGAAGAAGTGATTGAGTTCCTAGAGCTTCAAGATATCCGGCATACGCCTGTCGGGACGTTGCCGTACGGATTGCAGAAGCGGGTTGAAGTGGGGAGGGCCCTGGCATTGGGACCTGAACTGATTCTGTTGGACGAACCGATGGCAGGGATGAATAATGCAGAGAAGGACCTGATGGCACGTTTCATCTTGGACATGCATGAAGTCATGAATGCCACCGTTGTCTTAATCGAACATGATCTGGGGATTGTAATGAGTCTTTCTGACCATATTGCCGTCTTGGATTTCGGGAAAAGGATCGGCTTCGGGACGCCCGAGGAAATCCAGAAAAATCCGGACGTCATTAAAGCATACATTGGGGAAGAAAACGTTATTTAA
- a CDS encoding STAS domain-containing protein, producing the protein MDEQLHGYLIDNLEAITDEWLTYRDEKVGSIYSIDADRSTEVLLREQNRLTNITIASSLLENEEEFVNNKKNWALIVAESRVNSNTPIHEVLEALSNVRHTFWIFVQRFASMKGNEVKLENILHWGDLIHIAFDDLNVQFAEMYHAIIDRRFMAQQTLIEELGTPVIKINGSIGILPLIGDIDAMRAQVIMDFLPDKCVALGVRHLYIDLSGVSIIDTMVAHQIFQITQVLKLLGIHSTITGIRPEIAQTAIQLGLDFSRVETFSSLQQALKGRFHVMSE; encoded by the coding sequence ATGGATGAACAACTTCATGGATATTTAATTGATAATTTGGAAGCAATTACGGATGAGTGGCTCACTTACCGGGATGAGAAAGTAGGATCGATTTACTCAATCGATGCCGACCGATCAACGGAAGTGCTGCTCCGGGAACAGAACCGATTGACGAATATTACAATAGCCAGCAGTCTCTTGGAGAACGAAGAGGAGTTCGTGAACAATAAGAAAAACTGGGCCCTCATCGTGGCGGAAAGCAGGGTCAACAGCAATACGCCGATTCACGAAGTATTGGAAGCCCTGAGCAATGTTAGGCATACTTTCTGGATCTTTGTCCAACGGTTTGCTTCGATGAAGGGGAACGAAGTGAAGCTGGAGAATATCCTACATTGGGGAGACTTGATCCACATTGCATTTGACGACCTGAATGTTCAATTTGCAGAGATGTATCATGCAATCATAGACAGGAGATTTATGGCACAGCAAACTCTGATTGAGGAATTAGGTACCCCGGTCATTAAGATCAACGGTTCTATCGGGATTTTGCCTTTGATCGGAGATATCGATGCGATGCGTGCCCAGGTTATCATGGATTTTCTCCCAGATAAATGCGTTGCGTTAGGGGTGCGTCATTTGTACATCGACCTGTCGGGTGTCTCGATCATTGACACAATGGTAGCCCATCAAATTTTTCAAATCACGCAAGTCCTGAAACTATTAGGCATCCATTCGACGATAACCGGAATCCGGCCTGAAATAGCCCAAACCGCCATTCAGTTGGGACTCGATTTTTCACGAGTGGAGACGTTCAGCTCTTTGCAGCAGGCATTAAAAGGTAGGTTTCATGTGATGTCGGAATGA
- a CDS encoding AAA family ATPase — MKPISKFATKIVVLALLVIGTVTTAGWYLFGVTEGTSISFSQMEQTIAAQHGKSMSLKEKADGTLYLKTEDGLYVTQVRPQSELVEQLVQKYNVSYKYSGSGQTGGLILGGLIILSLVTFFILHKKGKLGVGASSMKNSTSKETPLPDITMEDVGGIPTEMKEEILQTLEIVKDPKRSEKLGIKPPKGILLYGPPGTGKTLLAQAIANEIGATFFSASGAAFTELFVGVGASRVRTLFQNARKQQPAVIFIDEVDALAGRRKQHGGEETEKTLTELLVQLDGGNDNDGILFIAATNRKDMLDEAFLRPGRIDFSFQVPLPDTMGRREIIDIHTRGKRLAANVLASLDALAESTSGFSGAELSSLFEMASRRAIRDGREEIDKHDLDFAIDRTILGSTSRSLNDPETKRRVAIHESGHALIAALTKPNSVRKATIIPRGQALGYVAPIQKELHLQTASELLDRVSMILAGGVAERLYLGEHSIGVSGDVQQAKDILERMVDTGLFQDGFTLTFSKGEKEVKMQSLFNEALRKTEILIQENALAFEALVEELYHKETLDGSEIQEIISKHTMELVVS, encoded by the coding sequence TTGAAGCCCATTTCGAAGTTTGCAACAAAGATTGTCGTCCTGGCCCTCTTAGTCATTGGAACTGTAACAACTGCTGGATGGTATCTCTTTGGTGTGACCGAGGGCACTTCGATTTCATTTTCCCAGATGGAGCAGACGATTGCGGCTCAGCACGGGAAATCGATGTCCCTGAAAGAAAAGGCGGACGGTACACTGTACTTGAAGACGGAAGATGGTTTGTACGTCACACAAGTCAGACCGCAAAGCGAATTAGTCGAACAACTGGTTCAAAAATATAATGTTTCATATAAATATAGTGGCTCCGGCCAAACAGGCGGATTGATCCTCGGAGGTTTGATCATCTTATCGTTGGTCACTTTTTTCATTCTTCATAAGAAAGGGAAGTTGGGAGTCGGCGCGTCTTCTATGAAGAACAGCACTTCAAAAGAGACCCCTCTGCCTGACATTACAATGGAAGATGTCGGGGGCATCCCGACAGAAATGAAAGAAGAGATCTTACAGACGTTAGAAATTGTCAAAGATCCGAAACGTTCTGAAAAACTCGGCATCAAACCTCCGAAAGGCATCCTTTTATATGGACCTCCGGGAACCGGGAAAACGTTGTTGGCGCAAGCGATTGCCAATGAAATCGGAGCCACCTTCTTCTCGGCGAGTGGAGCAGCTTTCACTGAGCTGTTCGTCGGCGTCGGAGCATCCCGCGTCCGCACCCTTTTCCAAAATGCGAGGAAGCAGCAGCCTGCCGTCATCTTCATTGATGAAGTGGATGCACTGGCAGGCCGCCGAAAACAGCACGGCGGGGAAGAAACGGAAAAAACGCTGACGGAATTGCTCGTCCAATTAGACGGAGGCAATGACAATGATGGTATCCTGTTCATCGCGGCGACCAACCGGAAAGACATGCTGGACGAAGCGTTCCTTCGTCCGGGGCGGATTGACTTTTCCTTCCAAGTTCCATTGCCGGATACGATGGGCAGAAGGGAAATCATCGACATCCATACGCGCGGCAAACGGTTGGCTGCGAATGTTCTTGCTTCGCTGGATGCCTTGGCGGAAAGCACATCCGGTTTTTCCGGTGCCGAATTAAGTTCTTTATTTGAAATGGCGAGCCGCAGGGCAATCCGGGATGGACGGGAAGAGATCGATAAGCATGACTTGGATTTCGCTATTGACCGGACCATTTTAGGGAGCACGTCCCGATCTTTGAACGATCCGGAAACGAAGCGTCGTGTTGCGATTCATGAATCAGGTCATGCGCTAATTGCAGCCTTGACGAAACCGAATTCGGTCCGGAAAGCGACGATTATCCCTCGCGGACAAGCGTTGGGCTATGTGGCACCGATCCAGAAAGAACTTCATTTGCAAACCGCGAGCGAACTGTTGGATCGGGTGAGCATGATTCTTGCGGGAGGAGTTGCAGAACGGTTATACCTCGGCGAGCATAGCATCGGGGTGAGCGGCGACGTCCAGCAAGCGAAGGATATTTTGGAGAGGATGGTCGATACCGGCCTTTTCCAAGATGGCTTCACATTGACCTTCAGCAAAGGCGAAAAAGAAGTGAAGATGCAATCCCTTTTTAATGAAGCACTCCGTAAAACAGAAATTTTGATTCAAGAAAATGCCCTGGCCTTCGAGGCACTCGTGGAAGAGCTCTATCATAAAGAGACATTGGATGGCTCGGAGATTCAAGAAATCATCAGCAAACATACAATGGAACTCGTTGTATCTTGA
- a CDS encoding alpha/beta hydrolase family protein produces MSQPFTILASADTNLSGALHLPTMKQQIAIPLIVLLHGFVGNKVGEHRLFVKAARHFTDRGYAVVRFDFSGCGESDGDYAQVTMTKQLQEVQAVLDHLSSIKEIDARNVILIGHSLGGAIAALTAAQDCRIKKLVLWSPVGTPYEDITGILGIEKVNVAIEKGKVDYEGFYVGRPFLDDLKKHHPIEAARLYKGPALVIHADADEDVPKKHAARYLAALHSRPLNQFAETHYIEDADHTFSSYAFEEKLFETTVDWLDNIEFLGRVAL; encoded by the coding sequence ATGAGTCAACCGTTTACTATTCTCGCTTCAGCCGATACGAATTTGTCAGGAGCACTTCATCTTCCGACAATGAAACAACAAATCGCCATACCGCTTATCGTGTTGCTGCACGGGTTTGTCGGAAATAAAGTAGGAGAGCACCGATTATTTGTCAAAGCGGCACGTCATTTTACAGATAGAGGGTATGCTGTCGTCCGTTTCGATTTCAGCGGTTGCGGAGAAAGCGACGGGGACTATGCACAGGTGACCATGACGAAACAGCTGCAAGAAGTGCAAGCCGTCTTGGACCACCTATCTTCCATTAAAGAAATAGACGCGCGGAATGTCATTTTGATCGGACATAGTTTAGGAGGAGCGATTGCCGCTCTGACGGCGGCACAGGACTGCCGGATTAAGAAGCTTGTTCTATGGTCCCCTGTCGGCACGCCGTATGAAGACATTACCGGCATATTAGGCATTGAGAAGGTGAATGTGGCGATTGAAAAAGGGAAAGTGGACTACGAAGGCTTCTACGTAGGCCGTCCATTTCTCGACGATCTGAAAAAGCATCATCCGATCGAGGCGGCTCGTCTGTATAAAGGCCCCGCATTGGTGATCCATGCAGATGCAGATGAAGATGTACCGAAAAAGCATGCCGCCCGCTATCTTGCCGCATTGCACAGTAGACCGCTGAACCAATTTGCGGAAACGCATTATATTGAAGATGCAGACCATACGTTTTCCAGCTATGCCTTTGAAGAGAAATTGTTCGAGACGACAGTGGATTGGCTGGATAACATTGAATTTCTAGGAAGGGTAGCACTGTGA
- a CDS encoding 3D domain-containing protein encodes MKIKIGIILVLFMTSFTAPLAEASFWENFEMTFGEYTLTDYIEEWTESQNPSDEDEMADDTYTVMEGDNLYRIALNHAIPLFALKEWNELTEDLIHPGDVLIINGEEGKEALSTPSTEPVASTSVPETEKSAPSPKAAVPPAKANGKELTVTATAYTAYCKGCSGTTAYGIDLRANPNQKVIAVDPRVIPLGTKVWVEGYGEALAADTGGAIKGNKIDVFIPSHSNAMEWGVKTVKLRVLN; translated from the coding sequence TTGAAAATTAAAATAGGGATCATACTGGTTTTATTCATGACGAGTTTCACTGCACCTTTGGCAGAAGCCTCTTTTTGGGAGAACTTTGAAATGACGTTTGGGGAGTATACGTTAACAGACTATATTGAAGAGTGGACAGAGTCGCAGAATCCAAGTGATGAAGACGAAATGGCCGACGACACGTATACAGTGATGGAAGGGGATAATCTGTATCGAATCGCTCTCAATCATGCGATTCCCTTATTCGCTTTGAAAGAGTGGAATGAATTGACGGAGGATTTGATTCACCCCGGAGATGTTTTGATTATCAATGGAGAGGAAGGTAAGGAAGCCCTTTCGACGCCGTCTACGGAACCAGTTGCTTCAACCTCGGTTCCTGAAACTGAAAAATCGGCTCCTTCACCGAAAGCTGCTGTTCCACCTGCAAAAGCGAACGGGAAAGAGTTGACGGTGACGGCCACGGCCTACACTGCGTATTGCAAAGGATGTTCGGGTACAACGGCGTATGGGATAGATCTACGGGCCAATCCGAACCAAAAAGTGATCGCGGTCGATCCACGTGTCATTCCACTAGGGACCAAAGTTTGGGTGGAAGGTTATGGGGAGGCGCTTGCAGCGGATACTGGCGGGGCGATCAAAGGGAATAAAATCGATGTCTTCATCCCTTCCCATTCCAACGCGATGGAATGGGGTGTCAAGACGGTGAAACTTCGGGTTCTCAACTGA
- a CDS encoding MBL fold metallo-hydrolase, whose amino-acid sequence MTSITTSQGVQIHTISVPASNSSLRSFNFYLLHDGKSLALIDAGISSENCWEQLTDTLEANGWGIPDIDRILLTHHHGDHVGLVPRILKERTIPVYAHPTAIPRLKMDTDFLEMRYRFFQRLYKEMGCETAGDARLAKFQETIRNADQLALKTDILPITEGEIVAGLTVLETPGHSLDSISFLDPARKWLFVGDVLIAHSSTNAIIDPDLEGNRLPSVAQHRDSLLKLQGIDAGTVFPGHGDLIEGHRELIQSKLAKMDRKMERMMGLIASGISTAHDLAEAYYGETYRKEFSLVISEIIGHLDYLEGQGRIQKTMKQGVWHYQI is encoded by the coding sequence TTGACCTCTATTACGACAAGTCAAGGCGTGCAAATCCATACCATTAGCGTGCCGGCTAGCAACAGTTCACTGCGCTCGTTTAATTTTTATTTACTACATGATGGGAAATCATTAGCGCTAATCGATGCCGGAATTTCATCGGAAAATTGCTGGGAACAGTTGACTGATACATTGGAAGCGAATGGTTGGGGCATTCCCGACATCGACCGCATTTTGCTAACCCATCATCATGGCGATCATGTTGGCTTGGTTCCTCGCATCTTGAAGGAACGGACGATACCGGTGTACGCTCATCCAACGGCTATCCCACGTTTAAAAATGGATACCGACTTCTTGGAAATGCGATATCGTTTCTTTCAACGGTTATACAAAGAAATGGGCTGCGAAACGGCCGGTGATGCCCGACTGGCGAAATTTCAGGAGACGATTCGAAACGCGGACCAGCTCGCATTGAAGACAGATATCCTGCCAATCACGGAGGGCGAGATCGTTGCCGGATTGACTGTCTTGGAAACGCCAGGCCATTCATTGGACTCGATCAGCTTTCTGGATCCCGCGCGGAAATGGCTGTTTGTCGGAGATGTGTTGATTGCCCATTCTTCAACGAATGCAATAATCGATCCCGACTTGGAAGGAAACCGCTTGCCCTCTGTCGCCCAGCATCGTGATTCTTTGTTGAAGTTGCAGGGAATCGATGCCGGCACGGTATTCCCGGGACACGGTGATTTGATCGAAGGGCATCGGGAACTGATCCAGTCCAAGTTAGCGAAAATGGATAGGAAAATGGAACGTATGATGGGACTTATCGCGAGCGGGATTTCCACTGCACACGATTTGGCGGAAGCCTACTACGGTGAGACGTACCGGAAGGAGTTCTCCTTGGTCATTTCGGAAATCATCGGTCATCTGGATTATCTGGAAGGGCAAGGGCGTATCCAAAAAACGATGAAGCAGGGCGTTTGGCATTATCAAATATGA
- a CDS encoding methyl-accepting chemotaxis protein yields MKRILALNSLNKKLFTIFLAVALIPVSLLIVGINWAAEQGFDKMMTGQQQDLEVAVQTQVTKVSDDLLALTTMYAQHDELVTAFESGERGELLQVVNNLYPRLQAEHELKVFELGDLSGTVYLRAHQTEKFGDDKSGISAIQSALDGQSFSGFELGNSGLSVRAFAPISRNNKVIGTLQTGIDDTFLHELHDMFQGVAIDLYNDEGIIMESSNEENVGESIENSTILDSIANGETVSKSDGKNLISYMPMYDPTNQHVIGMIGIEQDMSVVHHTKEQIVWIGLLLALSTVIIVLFVSILFSRSLSNPIKQVSNWMGDMASGNLAIEIKESNRNDEIGRLTGAMQVMKDTLHDTIQQVANASFHVAEQSEELSQAANEVKSGSDQIALTMQEMAEGSEKQADQLSELADTMNSFSSEMFELNEKGEQIHQTSVEVRTMTDTGKQLMESSAKQMMTIDQMVQEAARKMNNLDNQTQEISKLVSVIQEVADQTNLLALNAAIEASRAGEHGKGFAVVADEVRKLAEQVSVSVTEITGIVTGIQSESADVAKSLESGYQEVEQGTRDITKTTETFNGINDEIADMGDLISEITETLADFAANSERLNRSIEEIASISEESASGVEETAATSQQSSSSMEEVAVGSDKLAALAEEMNRQVSRFTL; encoded by the coding sequence ATGAAAAGGATTTTAGCATTGAATAGCTTGAACAAAAAGTTGTTCACCATTTTCTTAGCAGTTGCTTTGATTCCAGTAAGTTTACTTATAGTAGGTATTAATTGGGCAGCGGAGCAGGGCTTCGATAAAATGATGACGGGTCAACAGCAAGATTTGGAGGTCGCGGTTCAAACCCAAGTGACAAAAGTTTCTGATGACTTATTAGCTTTAACTACGATGTACGCCCAACATGATGAGTTGGTTACTGCTTTTGAATCGGGTGAACGCGGTGAACTCCTTCAAGTTGTCAACAACCTCTACCCCCGTCTGCAAGCTGAACATGAATTGAAAGTGTTCGAACTTGGCGACCTATCGGGTACAGTATATTTACGAGCGCATCAAACAGAAAAATTTGGAGATGACAAAAGCGGAATTTCAGCCATTCAATCCGCGTTAGACGGCCAATCGTTTTCCGGATTTGAATTGGGGAACAGCGGACTCTCTGTTCGTGCATTCGCTCCTATTTCAAGAAATAATAAAGTGATTGGAACATTGCAAACAGGGATTGACGATACCTTTCTTCACGAATTACATGACATGTTTCAAGGAGTTGCAATTGATCTCTATAACGATGAGGGCATTATCATGGAGTCATCCAATGAGGAAAATGTAGGGGAATCTATCGAAAACTCCACCATTTTGGACTCGATTGCCAATGGGGAAACTGTCTCTAAAAGCGATGGGAAGAATTTGATCTCCTACATGCCCATGTACGACCCAACAAACCAACATGTCATAGGAATGATCGGGATCGAGCAAGATATGTCGGTCGTACATCATACAAAGGAACAGATTGTTTGGATTGGACTTCTCCTCGCCCTTTCGACGGTAATCATTGTACTTTTCGTTTCCATTTTGTTCAGCAGATCGTTATCCAATCCGATTAAACAAGTTTCCAATTGGATGGGGGATATGGCGTCTGGTAATCTGGCAATAGAAATCAAGGAAAGCAACCGGAACGATGAAATTGGAAGATTGACCGGAGCGATGCAAGTGATGAAAGATACCTTGCATGATACAATTCAACAAGTGGCAAACGCTTCTTTCCATGTTGCTGAGCAGAGTGAAGAGCTATCACAGGCGGCGAATGAAGTGAAGAGCGGCTCTGATCAAATTGCCTTAACGATGCAGGAAATGGCAGAAGGGTCAGAGAAACAGGCAGATCAACTAAGTGAATTAGCGGACACGATGAACAGTTTTTCATCGGAAATGTTCGAGTTAAATGAGAAAGGTGAACAAATTCATCAAACCTCAGTGGAAGTGCGAACCATGACAGATACTGGGAAACAGCTCATGGAATCTTCAGCGAAGCAAATGATGACAATTGATCAGATGGTGCAAGAGGCAGCAAGAAAAATGAATAACCTTGATAACCAGACCCAGGAAATATCCAAGCTCGTTTCTGTCATTCAGGAAGTGGCGGATCAAACGAATCTTCTGGCATTAAATGCTGCGATTGAAGCTTCCAGAGCCGGTGAACATGGAAAAGGATTTGCGGTCGTCGCGGATGAAGTGAGAAAGCTGGCAGAGCAAGTTTCGGTCTCTGTTACGGAAATCACCGGCATTGTAACCGGAATCCAATCTGAATCCGCCGATGTGGCCAAATCATTGGAAAGTGGATATCAGGAAGTGGAGCAAGGAACCCGTGATATTACAAAGACAACGGAAACTTTTAATGGAATCAACGATGAAATTGCTGATATGGGCGACCTGATTAGTGAAATTACCGAAACGTTAGCGGACTTTGCTGCCAATAGTGAGCGGTTGAATCGTTCAATAGAAGAGATTGCATCCATCTCAGAAGAGTCTGCATCCGGGGTCGAAGAGACAGCCGCAACGAGTCAACAATCGAGCAGTTCGATGGAAGAAGTGGCAGTCGGTTCGGACAAGCTCGCTGCTTTAGCGGAAGAGATGAATCGTCAGGTGAGCCGTTTTACGCTGTAA